The Aquidulcibacter paucihalophilus genome has a window encoding:
- a CDS encoding cupin domain-containing protein: MQGFVDNIETLTTENTDFRRVLYTGQYLQLVLMALQPGDEIGEEVHEDRDQFFRIESGSGEVLIDGKRTPIKDDDAIIVPAGARHNVINTGDAPLSLYSLYGPPEHRDGVVRATKAEADAKEEHFDGTTTE; encoded by the coding sequence CGAGAACACCGACTTCCGGCGCGTCCTCTACACCGGCCAATATCTGCAGCTGGTGCTGATGGCCCTGCAGCCGGGTGACGAGATCGGCGAGGAGGTCCACGAGGACCGCGACCAGTTCTTCCGCATCGAATCCGGTTCGGGCGAGGTCCTGATCGACGGCAAGCGGACCCCGATCAAGGACGATGACGCCATCATCGTACCCGCCGGCGCCCGGCACAATGTGATCAACACCGGCGACGCGCCGCTGAGCCTCTACTCCCTCTACGGCCCGCCCGAGCACCGCGACGGCGTGGTCCGCGCCACCAAGGCCGAGGCGGACGCGAAGGAAGAGCATTTCGACGGGACCACGACGGAATAG
- the ruvB gene encoding Holliday junction branch migration DNA helicase RuvB, producing MSEDRIISGDPAPGEGHDRALRPQTLSEFVGQEQAKGNLKVFIDAARGRGESLDHVLLFGPPGLGKTTLAQIVARELGVGFRATSGPILAKAGDLAAILTNLEPRDVLFIDEIHRLAPTVEEILYPAMEDHVLDLIIGEGPSARSVRIDLAPFTLVGATTRAGLLATPLRDRFGIPLRLEFYTPEELVRVITGAARKLGVGINDEGAREIASRSRGTPRVAGRLLRRVRDFAEAEGSPVIDRLAAARALARLEVDEAGLDSLDRRFLKALIENYGGGPVGMDTLAAAIAEARDAVEDVIEPYLLQQGFIQRTPRGRMACARAYAHLGLAEPPKPAGAGQTALFE from the coding sequence GTGAGCGAGGACCGGATCATCTCGGGGGACCCCGCGCCGGGCGAAGGCCACGACCGCGCCCTGCGGCCGCAGACCCTGTCGGAGTTCGTCGGCCAGGAGCAGGCCAAGGGCAATCTCAAGGTCTTCATCGACGCGGCGCGGGGGCGCGGCGAGTCGCTGGACCATGTCCTGCTGTTCGGCCCGCCGGGGCTGGGCAAGACAACGCTGGCGCAGATCGTGGCGCGGGAGCTCGGCGTGGGGTTCCGGGCCACCTCGGGGCCGATTCTCGCCAAGGCCGGCGATCTGGCGGCCATACTGACCAATCTCGAACCGCGCGACGTGCTGTTCATCGACGAGATCCACCGCCTGGCGCCGACGGTCGAGGAGATCCTCTATCCCGCCATGGAGGACCATGTACTGGACCTGATCATCGGCGAGGGCCCGTCGGCGCGGTCGGTGCGGATCGATCTGGCGCCCTTCACCCTCGTCGGGGCGACGACGCGGGCGGGGCTGCTGGCCACGCCGCTGCGGGACCGGTTCGGCATTCCGCTGCGGCTGGAGTTCTACACGCCCGAGGAGCTGGTCCGGGTGATCACCGGGGCGGCCCGCAAGCTGGGTGTCGGCATCAATGACGAGGGCGCGCGCGAGATCGCCAGCCGCTCGCGGGGCACGCCGCGCGTGGCCGGTCGGCTGCTGCGCCGGGTGCGCGACTTCGCCGAGGCAGAAGGGTCGCCGGTGATCGACCGGCTGGCGGCGGCGCGGGCGCTGGCGCGGCTGGAGGTGGACGAGGCGGGGCTGGACAGCCTCGACCGCCGCTTCCTGAAGGCCCTGATCGAAAACTACGGCGGCGGGCCGGTCGGAATGGATACGCTGGCGGCGGCCATCGCCGAGGCGCGCGATGCCGTCGAGGATGTGATCGAACCCTATCTGCTGCAGCAGGGCTTCATCCAGCGCACCCCAAGGGGACGGATGGCCTGTGCACGCGCCTACGCCCACCTCGGCCTTGCCGAGCCGCCGAAGCCGGCGGGGGCGGGGCAGACCGCCCTGTTCGAATAG
- a CDS encoding serine hydrolase domain-containing protein: MRRNALALALTASLATAIPLQAQTPAPAPAAAPAPSTLEDAIPVIDAAFDRWQANAHAPGLVYGVVQDGRIIHLRTAGVRTVDGPAVKPDTLFRIASMSKAFTALAILKLRDEGLLSLDDLAETHVPEMRAWSYQTADSPRIRIRDLLNHTGGFVTDDPWGDRQQVLTEAAFTRMLTEGVPFTRAPQTAFEYSNFGYALLGRIVTNVSGRPYNAYIEAEIMRPLGMTSSGYDVFASPQDQRALGYRWENDAWSREPDMRHGVFGSMGGVQTNAPDYAKWITFLLSAWPARDDPETGPVRRSTVREMATGSNFVSASVRTLPDGSPCPVAVAYGMGLRVSADCELGQVLAHGGGYPGYGSYMILMPDRRTGLFAFANRTYAGPSAPLLEAASTLVRAGRAPVRPLETSDILAERYVDLGRIWAAGDVAIAQDRLAMNFLMDRSVDNWRTVLDVLKTDAGACATDAPITPTGALSGTFRWTCDKGVIDGRLLLAPTTPVTIQALNFRLTPTAP; encoded by the coding sequence ATGCGACGCAACGCTCTGGCCTTGGCCCTGACCGCCTCACTGGCGACCGCGATCCCCCTGCAGGCGCAGACGCCCGCCCCGGCGCCCGCCGCCGCGCCGGCCCCCTCGACGCTTGAGGACGCCATCCCGGTCATCGACGCCGCCTTCGACCGCTGGCAGGCCAACGCCCACGCGCCCGGACTGGTCTATGGCGTGGTGCAGGACGGCCGGATCATCCACCTGCGCACGGCGGGCGTCCGCACCGTCGACGGCCCCGCGGTGAAGCCGGACACCCTGTTCCGCATCGCCTCCATGTCCAAGGCCTTCACCGCCCTGGCGATCCTCAAGCTGCGCGACGAGGGCCTGCTGTCGCTCGATGACCTGGCCGAAACCCATGTGCCGGAGATGCGGGCCTGGTCTTACCAGACCGCCGATTCCCCGCGCATCCGCATCCGCGACCTGCTCAACCACACGGGCGGCTTCGTCACCGATGATCCCTGGGGCGACCGCCAGCAGGTCCTGACCGAGGCCGCGTTCACCCGCATGCTGACCGAGGGCGTGCCCTTCACCCGCGCACCGCAGACGGCGTTCGAATATTCCAATTTCGGCTACGCCCTGCTGGGGCGGATCGTCACCAATGTCTCGGGCCGGCCCTACAACGCGTACATCGAGGCCGAGATCATGCGGCCGCTGGGCATGACCTCCAGCGGCTATGACGTCTTCGCTTCGCCGCAGGACCAGCGCGCCCTCGGCTATCGCTGGGAGAACGACGCCTGGTCGCGCGAGCCCGACATGCGGCACGGCGTCTTCGGCTCCATGGGCGGGGTCCAGACCAACGCCCCCGACTATGCGAAATGGATCACCTTCCTCCTGTCCGCCTGGCCCGCCCGCGACGACCCGGAGACCGGCCCCGTCCGCCGCTCGACCGTGCGCGAGATGGCGACCGGCTCGAACTTCGTCTCCGCCAGTGTGCGCACCCTGCCCGACGGTTCGCCCTGCCCGGTCGCCGTCGCCTACGGCATGGGGCTGAGGGTGTCGGCCGACTGCGAGCTTGGACAGGTCCTGGCCCACGGCGGCGGTTATCCCGGCTACGGCTCCTACATGATCCTGATGCCGGACCGGCGGACGGGCCTGTTCGCCTTCGCCAACCGCACCTACGCCGGCCCCTCGGCTCCGCTGCTCGAGGCCGCTTCCACCCTCGTCCGCGCCGGCCGGGCCCCCGTCCGGCCGCTGGAGACCAGCGACATCCTCGCCGAACGCTATGTCGACCTCGGCCGCATCTGGGCCGCCGGAGACGTCGCTATCGCGCAGGACCGGCTGGCGATGAATTTCCTGATGGACCGGTCCGTCGACAACTGGCGGACCGTGCTGGACGTGCTCAAGACCGACGCCGGTGCCTGCGCGACCGACGCCCCGATCACCCCCACGGGCGCCCTGTCCGGGACCTTCCGCTGGACCTGCGACAAGGGCGTGATCGATGGCCGACTGCTGCTGGCCCCGACGACGCCCGTCACCATCCAGGCGCTGAATTTCCGCCTGACCCCGACCGCGCCCTAG
- the ruvA gene encoding Holliday junction branch migration protein RuvA: MIGRLRGVLAEVEADHCLIDCAGVGYVVACGARTLGRLPAPGDEATLHIESNWNAESGPRLYGFLTRDERRAFTTLTAIQGVGPKAALSVLDVLPPGELAAAVAREDKAAVARANGVGPKLALRIVTELKGKPLGDASFTPSAPGVHAEVAPPAPSVTGEAVSALLGLGVAEVNARRAVDQALIRLGDEADLSAVIRAALQELGR, from the coding sequence ATGATCGGTCGTCTCAGAGGCGTGCTGGCCGAGGTCGAGGCGGACCACTGCCTGATCGACTGCGCCGGCGTGGGCTATGTGGTGGCCTGCGGGGCGCGGACGCTGGGCCGGCTGCCGGCGCCGGGCGACGAGGCGACCCTGCATATCGAGTCGAATTGGAACGCCGAGAGCGGGCCGCGGCTGTACGGCTTCCTGACCCGCGACGAGCGCCGGGCCTTCACGACGCTGACCGCCATCCAGGGCGTAGGGCCCAAGGCGGCCCTGTCGGTGCTGGACGTCCTGCCGCCCGGCGAGCTGGCGGCGGCGGTGGCGCGCGAGGACAAGGCGGCGGTGGCGCGGGCCAATGGCGTCGGGCCGAAGCTGGCCCTGCGCATCGTCACCGAACTCAAGGGCAAGCCGCTGGGGGATGCGTCGTTCACGCCGAGCGCGCCCGGCGTCCATGCCGAGGTCGCGCCGCCGGCGCCCAGCGTCACGGGCGAGGCCGTGTCGGCCCTGCTGGGGCTGGGCGTGGCCGAGGTCAACGCCCGCCGCGCGGTCGATCAGGCGCTGATCCGGCTGGGCGATGAGGCGGATCTGTCGGCGGTCATCCGCGCGGCCCTGCAGGAGCTGGGGCGGTGA
- the ruvC gene encoding crossover junction endodeoxyribonuclease RuvC yields the protein MTNGTTRILGLDPGLRRTGWGVVAAEGARLRWIAHGVIAPPEAAPFSERLLFLLEAVGQVCVNQGCDEAAIEEVFVNMNPVSTLKLGHARAAVMLAPARHGLSVAEYSPNLIKKAVVGAGHADKTQIAFMVKRLLPAAGDVKADAADALAVAITHAQMRKRALLTTLRGAA from the coding sequence ATGACGAACGGAACGACTCGAATCCTGGGACTGGACCCCGGTCTGCGCCGCACCGGCTGGGGCGTGGTGGCGGCCGAAGGGGCGCGCCTGCGCTGGATCGCGCATGGGGTCATCGCACCGCCCGAGGCCGCGCCGTTCAGTGAGCGGCTGCTGTTCCTGCTGGAGGCCGTCGGTCAGGTCTGCGTCAATCAGGGATGTGACGAGGCCGCGATCGAGGAGGTGTTCGTCAATATGAACCCGGTTTCGACGCTGAAGCTGGGCCATGCCCGGGCGGCCGTGATGCTGGCACCGGCCCGGCACGGGCTGAGCGTGGCGGAGTATTCGCCGAACCTGATCAAGAAGGCGGTGGTCGGCGCGGGCCATGCCGACAAGACCCAGATCGCCTTCATGGTGAAGCGGCTTCTGCCGGCCGCAGGGGATGTGAAGGCGGACGCCGCCGATGCCCTGGCCGTGGCGATCACCCACGCACAGATGCGCAAGCGGGCGCTTCTGACGACGTTGCGAGGCGCCGCATGA